ACCAGCCAACCTGATAATACAGGTCCTAATGCAGGTGCTAATAACATCGGAATTCCGAGCATACCCATGATAGTGCCTCTACGTTCCGGTGGTGCTAAGCGGAATACCATGGCCATCCCGATTGGAGCTACCATCCCTCCGCCTAAGCCTTGAATCACACGGAAAATAATAAGCTGTGATGAAGTCTGGGATAGGGAACAAAGCATGGAACCAAGGACAAACATAATAATGGTTGTCAGAAAAACCTGCTTAGAACCAAACTTGTCAGTCATCCAACCCGCTAATGGAATAACCGCCGATAATGCCAAGGTATAACCTGTGATTGCCCATTGAATGGTTTTTAAATCAGATGAAAAGTAGTTAACCAACTCTGGTACAGCTACATTTACAACCGTACTATCCAGAATGACCATGATCATTCCTACGATGATTGCCATAAGAGGGGGGATGATGGCTTTCAAAGAGAACGGCTGCTCATTAGCCGCGCTTTTCCCGGTAATTGTGTTTGACATTTTGTTCTCCACTCTTTTCTCTAATTTAACTGTATTTATGAAAATAATGCTCAAACAATCCATCGATCTGCACATCAATAGATGGAAGATTAAGCATAGGTACACAGTATTTCTGCCCCTCATGAATTGAGGAAGCCACAAGAACCGGAAATGCGATAGCGCCATATAATTGCATCAGCATGGTCATAAGCATATCCTCGTCCTGCTCATTTGTAATTTCCTGCAAAGCACTGGTGATTTTCTGCATTTTCATCATTTTGCAATAACGCATATACTCATCCTGAGAAGCCATGATATTGGGGACTTGATCTAACATCTGCCGCGCCAATCCGGGGTGCTCTTTAAGCTTCCCGATGTAACGCATAAAAAAAGTCTTCAACCGTACCTTAGGAGGTAAGGAATCTTCATCGAGAGCACTAAAGGCTTCATCGAAGGTGGAGATCAGTTCACGAACGGCATCGGCAAGTAAATTCTCCTTGGAACCGTAATGATAATTAACCAATGCAAGGTTAATGTCGGCTTTAGCAGCTATTTTCCGAAGAGATGTACATGAGAATCCTTGTTCCCGAATTAACTCAACGGTGGCATTTAATATACACTGCTTCGTATCCTTATTCGAAGAGGCATCAATGTTGTTACCTGTGGACATGACCTTCCTTATCTCCTTCCCTGATAGATAAAAATTGAAGTGATTTAAACAACGTTTAATTATTTTTTAAATTTACTCCGATAGCCGCAAAGTGTCAAGTGAAATAAAG
Above is a window of Paenibacillus wynnii DNA encoding:
- a CDS encoding TetR/AcrR family transcriptional regulator, translating into MSTGNNIDASSNKDTKQCILNATVELIREQGFSCTSLRKIAAKADINLALVNYHYGSKENLLADAVRELISTFDEAFSALDEDSLPPKVRLKTFFMRYIGKLKEHPGLARQMLDQVPNIMASQDEYMRYCKMMKMQKITSALQEITNEQDEDMLMTMLMQLYGAIAFPVLVASSIHEGQKYCVPMLNLPSIDVQIDGLFEHYFHKYS